Proteins encoded by one window of Culicoides brevitarsis isolate CSIRO-B50_1 chromosome 2, AGI_CSIRO_Cbre_v1, whole genome shotgun sequence:
- the LOC134832427 gene encoding ubiquitin-conjugating enzyme E2-24 kDa isoform X1: MSSSAGSSSSGAGGRRGGSGNSSDSTAASAPKPDTKESKPNPKISKALGTSAKRIQKELAEITLDPPPNCSAGPKGDNLYEWVSTILGPPGSVYEGGVFFLDIHFTPEYPFKPPKVTFKTRIYHCNINSQGVICLDILKDNWSPALTISKVLLSICSLLTDCNPADPLVGSIATQYLQNREEHDRIARLWTKRYAT; this comes from the exons ATGTCATCAAGTGCTGGATCAAGTAGCAGCGGCGCCGGCGGACGACGAGGAGGAAGCGGAAATTCATCAGATTCGACAGCAGCAAGTGCTCCAAAGCCAGATACAAAAGAATCCAAACCGAAtccgaaaatttcaaaggcACTCGGTACATCGGCGAAACGCATTCAGAAAGAACTCGCAGAGATTACCTTAGATCCGCCGCCAAATTGCTCCGCAGGACCCAAAGGAGACAACTTGTACGAATGGGTTTCGACAATTCTCGGGCCTCCCGGAAGCGTTTACGAAGGCGGCGTGTTTTTCCTTGATATTCACTTTACGCCTGAATATCCATTCAAACCACCcaag gtcacATTCAAGACTCGAATTTATCATTGCAATATTAACAGTCAAGGTGTCATTTGTTTAGACATTCTCAAGGATAATTGGTCTCCTGCTTTGACAATTTCAAAAGTTCTTCTTTCCATTTGTTCACTATTGACGGATTGCAATCCag CTGATCCGTTGGTTGGAAGCATCGCAACACAATATCTGCAGAATCGTGAAGAGCACGACAGAATTGCTCGTCTTTGGACTAAAcg tTACGCAACGTGA
- the LOC134832427 gene encoding ubiquitin-conjugating enzyme E2-24 kDa isoform X2, whose amino-acid sequence MSSSAGSSSSGAGGRRGGSGNSSDSTAASAPKPDTKESKPNPKISKALGTSAKRIQKELAEITLDPPPNCSAGPKGDNLYEWVSTILGPPGSVYEGGVFFLDIHFTPEYPFKPPKVTFKTRIYHCNINSQGVICLDILKDNWSPALTISKVLLSICSLLTDCNPADPLVGSIATQYLQNREEHDRIARLWTKR is encoded by the exons ATGTCATCAAGTGCTGGATCAAGTAGCAGCGGCGCCGGCGGACGACGAGGAGGAAGCGGAAATTCATCAGATTCGACAGCAGCAAGTGCTCCAAAGCCAGATACAAAAGAATCCAAACCGAAtccgaaaatttcaaaggcACTCGGTACATCGGCGAAACGCATTCAGAAAGAACTCGCAGAGATTACCTTAGATCCGCCGCCAAATTGCTCCGCAGGACCCAAAGGAGACAACTTGTACGAATGGGTTTCGACAATTCTCGGGCCTCCCGGAAGCGTTTACGAAGGCGGCGTGTTTTTCCTTGATATTCACTTTACGCCTGAATATCCATTCAAACCACCcaag gtcacATTCAAGACTCGAATTTATCATTGCAATATTAACAGTCAAGGTGTCATTTGTTTAGACATTCTCAAGGATAATTGGTCTCCTGCTTTGACAATTTCAAAAGTTCTTCTTTCCATTTGTTCACTATTGACGGATTGCAATCCag CTGATCCGTTGGTTGGAAGCATCGCAACACAATATCTGCAGAATCGTGAAGAGCACGACAGAATTGCTCGTCTTTGGACTAAAcggtaa
- the LOC134830215 gene encoding rho GTPase-activating protein 92B-like has translation MRKQFQKFKEKADNLVRPRGTDRDTELRDVEARVDRFKKVLRTLEKKILPPYSMGLSGDSNARKTRCAKLQEYNLGVTMEELVKELPETCSLRNSLDLCGKAQKILAETKVNNDVDIEEAVYKELARISEHIATIQKQKSVENKCASDFEQAKNKYSNAKKAQESSSKDKNAEQAAKIDSYKDEMDECETRLDKERDIYACCMYDLLAEEEAIIKSLINFVHLQEIYYAKSLQHATHVLGEMKHVKVHKKVFGVNLQEHLNALISMMDDNEPGSDIAFVIEYCVCFLLEKGFQEEGLFRVGHTAHKLSRLKSAIDAGIVNAKNLPDIQDPHVIAALLKNYLRSLPEPLLTYDLYKDFIAVANLMPEQGLKQEILRVLKKLPKANYDNLRYLMAFFSDLKEQISKTRMTTQNIAIVISPNLLWSQNEKDQSYSEQVSSTAAVNTIVEQLVSDYSYFFGTEPVCFYKSLKKPVCKATNRQLSDSTTTDDNGGFISDGDRDNPLTAAVMSQSMGPTTGFAKTHTPRSSDGTNQIQIQNAMPRTGSNNSMSDSSSPPQRSPRPLRRNKNKAPAPTPTHDNRHEAETQTKTVFRTSSDATPIEKHKIKRTTSIEDMRRNDENNVANNPLYGYHTISRSSVREKPSRPSPAPRNSMRFDDAKIYANFDPQVTIREKPAIPERPANLPVRPSSISRSLVDHFKAESSPPAESKRSHSDNDYPPTTSASHETQLERIQSFSIDKQQVAIIDIGGSNGEKQQQRRTRKSSSQERSLELPENAGMTESNNNSNNFDHATLQQVPPSPREGKNVKRPQVPAPPPPTIINPAKQECAQNITSDSTNL, from the exons ATGAGGAAGCAGTTTcagaaattcaaagaaaaagcgGACAATCTCGTGCG ACCCCGTGGCACGGATCGCGATACCGAATTACGAGATGTCGAAGCACGCGTCGATCGTTTCAAGAAAGTTTTGCGAACGctcgagaagaaaattttgccgCCATACTCGATGGGACTTTCGGGCGATTCAAATGCACGCAAAACTCGATGTGCAAAGCTCCAAGAGTACAATTTGGGCGTCACAATGGAAGAATTAGTCAAAGAATTGCCTGAAACGTGCTCGTTGCGAAACAGTTTGGATTTGTgtg gaaaagcCCAAAAAATCTTGGCTGAAACCAAAGTCAATAACGACGTTGATATCGAAGAAGCCGTTTATAAAGAACTTGCCCGCATTTCGGAACATATCGCGACGATACAGAAGCAAAAGTCTGTAGAAAACAAGTGCGCCAGTGATTTCGAAcaagccaaaaataaatacagc AATGCCAAAAAAGCTCAAGAGAGCAGTAGCAAAGACAAAAATGCCGAACAAGCGGCGAAAATCGATTCGTACAAGGATGAAATGGATGAATGCGAAACGCGTCTCGACAAGGAACGGGATATTTATGCGTGTTGCATGTACGATTTGCTCGCTGAAGAGGAGGCTATTATCAAATCCCTCATAAATTTCGTgcatttacaagaaatttattatgcTAAATCTCTGCAACATGCGACTCATGTTTTGGGCGAGATGAAGCATGTTAAAG ttCATAAAAAGGTATTCGGTGTGAATTTACAAGAACATCTCAACGCTCTCATCTCCATGATGGATGATAACGAGCCCGGAAGCGATATTGCCTTCGTAATCGAGTATTGCGTGTGTTTCCTGTTGGAAAAGGGATTCCAAGAAGAAGGATTATTCCGTGTCGGGCATACAGCGCACAAGTTATCTCGTCTAAAAAGTGCCATCGATGCAGGAATCGTAAATGCGAAAAATCTGCCAGATATCCAAGATCCGCATGTAATTGCGGCTCTCTTGAAAAACTATCTGCGAAGTCTTCCGGAGCCTCTGTTAACGTATGACCTGTATAAGGACTTTATTGCTGTTGCGAATTTGATGCCCGAACAAGGTTTGAAACAGGAAATTTTACGTGTTTTGAAGAAGTTACCAAAAGCAAACTATGACAACCTTCGATACCTCATGGCATTCTTCTCGGATTTGAAAGAGCAAATCAGCAAGACACGAATGACAACGCAAAATATCGCCATTGTGATTTCGCCGAATCTGTTATGGTCGCAAAACGAAAAGGATCAAAGTTATTCGGAGCAAGTTAGTTCCACAGCGGCTGTTAATACGATTGTCGAGCAATTGGTGAGCGATTATTCGTACTTTTTCGGAACAGAACCCGTTtgtttttacaaaagtttGAAGAAACCCGTTTGTAAGGCGACAAATCGTCAATTGTCGGATAGCACGACGACAGATGACAACGGAGGGTTTATTAGCGATGGAGATCGTGATAATCCTTTGACAGCTGCTGTTATGTCACAAAGTATGGGACCTACAACGGGATTTGCGAAAACTCATACGCCCCGAAGCAGCGATGGGACAAACCAAATTCAGATTCAAAACGCCATGCCACGTACGGGATCGAATAATTCAATGTCTGATAGTTCAAGCCCGCCGCAAAGAAGTCCTCGACCCTTGcgacgaaacaaaaataaagctCCTGCGCCAACGCCAACGCATGATAATCGACACGAGGCGGAAACTCAAACAAAAACTGTGTTTCGTACCTCGAGTGATGCCACGCCAatagaaaaacacaaaatcaaACGTACAACAAGCATCGAGGATATGCGAAGAAATGACGAGAACAACGTCGCCAACAATCCGCTGTACGGATATCACACAATAAGTCGTTCTTCGGTGCGTGAAAAGCCTTCTCGACCTTCGCCTGCGCCGCGAAACAGCATGAGATTCGacgatgcaaaaatttatgcgaATTTCGATCCTCAAGTAACGATTCGGGAGAAACCTGCAATCCCTGAACGTCCCGCAAATCTACCTGTACGCCCATCAAGCATTTCACGATCGCTCGTTGATCATTTCAAGGCAGAATCTTCGCCGCCTGCCGAGTCAAAACGTTCACATTCGGATAACGATTATCCCCCGACGACATCCGCATCACACGAAACCCAACTCGAGCGAATCCAATCTTTCAGTATTGACAAGCAACAAGTTGCCATAATCGATATCGGAGGCAGTAACGGcgagaaacaacaacaacgcagaACACGCAAGTCAAGTAGTCAAGAACGCAGTTTAGAATTGCCCGAAAATGCTGGCATGACGGAAAGCAATAACAATTCGAACAACTTTGATCATGCTACGTTGCAACAAGTTCCTCCGTCGCCGCGCGAaggcaaaaatgttaaacgaCCTCAAGTTCCTGCGCCTCCGCCGCCTACAATCATCAAtccag ccAAGCAAGAATGTGCACAGAACATTACCTCAGACTCGACCAACTTATAA
- the LOC134832517 gene encoding 32 kDa beta-galactoside-binding lectin-like, producing the protein MMKLSPESKTIMFKEFVGNLVCPPKPGHVFVISGVTKEFAQRLDIDFLTSSDDYETRIFHVSIRFDECIIINNTKLDKAWGTGERWDHGLESGGKFRVYVLAMRDEFHISFDNAVHAVYKYKASLNDIKAIRVCKDIRYVTQFDHRMVYPTAYPYLQWYDDKNWIFSHNVPQKFIAGDVMILKGMALENPKGSFTMCFYEGASKKHALTFTADFDKKTVVRDSMDDNMKVTRVEQDGGFPFTMDKEFKLTIGFTKTHFVIAVDGKKFCTYKYSSPNQLELLCAFHMKVQNGLMLNVGEVKHKHSASEECEGIEKF; encoded by the exons atgatgaaattgtcTCCCGAGTCAAAAACTATCATGTTCAAAGAATTTGTGGGCAATTTAGTTTGTCCTCCAAAGCCGGGgcatgtttttgttatttccgGCGTAACAAAAGAATTTGCTCAaag attagatattgattttttgacatcGTCGGATGATTATGAGACACGTATCTTCCACGTCAGCATCCGATTTGACGAGTGCATCATCATTAACAACACGAAACTGGACAAAGCATGGGGCACGGGAGAACGTTGGGATCATGGCTTGGAATCAGGAGGCAAATTTCGCGTCTATGTCTTGGCGATGCGTGATGAATTTCACATTTCCTTCGATAATGCGGTTCATGCCGTGTACAAATATAAAGCAAGTTTGAACGATATCAAGGCAATTCGCGTTTGCAAAGACATCCGTTATGTCACACAATTCGATCATCGCATGGTTTATCCGACGGCATATCCGTATTTGCAATGGTATGACgacaaaaattggattttctcGCATAATGTGCCGCAAAAGTTCATTGCGGGCGATGTGATGATCCTCAAAGGCATGGCTTTGGAAAATCCAAAAGGAAGTTTCACGATGTGTTTCTATGAAGGAGCCTCGAAGAAACATGCGTTGACATTTACGGCAGATTTCGACAAGAAAACTGTTGTTCGTGATTCGATGGATGACAACATGAA agtaacTCGCGTTGAACAAGACGGCGGTTTCCCCTTCACGATGGATAAAGAGTTCAAACTGACAATCGGCTTTACCAAAACTCATTTTGTGATCGCTgtcgatggaaaaaaattctgcacGTACAAATATTCGTCTCCAAATCAACTTGAATTGTTGTGTGCTTTCCATATGAAGGTCCAAAATGGCTTGATGCTGAATGTGGGAGAAGTTAAACACAAACACAGTGCTTCCGAGGAATGTGAaggaattgaaaagttttaa
- the LOC134830394 gene encoding uncharacterized protein LOC134830394 codes for MNLSEGDEMLLLRDTFKETIFTETDLQVITGIFLIVGVVLNVTLIFLSVNRVGEGVTSNFVTLAFLDILNLMLLLPEILYVNHRNWKFSEKLCTVYLGVECIINISILYVTIMTNLQVIASINVHQLVKSDSFDDGDELDEHGYQILGNYEATSTEKPVYYPKRSSFTVFFVLVMILAVSVAFPFFLYAQKDPLAGMDSSICVMRGLNDPIFNTVIAVLVIFVRILLPTMLLICTTFTLFVKYQRIEDEILENPIKIALTLSIIVVICSLQRTFGSLLFEIYSAKQITSTGINKPFTQFKYPHVENNFIAISLTLTHYLSSLVRPFAVLMIQYCCCCRRRKVKTVNCNSSNEL; via the exons atgAATTTATCAGAAGGAGATGAAATGCTGTTGTTGCGAGACACTTTCAAGGAGACAATTTTCACGGAAACGGATTTGCAAGTGATTACCGGGATTTTTCTCATTGTTGGCGTCGTGTTGAATGTCACGCTGATTTTCTTGTCTGTGAATCGCGTCGGAGaag GTGTTACCTCGAATTTCGTCACTCTTGCTTTCCTCGACATCCTGAATCTCATGTTACTGCTTCCGGAAATCCTCTATGTGAACCATCGCAAttggaaattttctgaaaaacttTGCACTGTGTATCTTGGAGTCGAATGCATTATCAATATATCCATCTTGTACGTCACAATAATGACAAATCTTCAAGTGATAGCGTCGATCAACGTGCATCAACTCGTAAAAAGTGATTCATTCGACGATGGCGATGAACTTGATGAACATGGATATCAAATACTCGGCAATTATGAAGCAACTTCAACTGAAAAGCCCGTTTACTATCCGAAAAGGAGCTCTTTTACAGTATTTTTCGTGCTTGTGATGATTCTCGCTGTATCAGTTGCCTTTCCATTCTTCCTGTACGCCCAAAAAGATCCTTTAGCGGGCATGGATTCGTCAATTTGCGTGATGCGAGGCTTGAATGATCCAATATTCAATACTGTTATTGCTGTTTTAGTCATTTTTGTGAGGATTTTGTTGCCGACAATGCTTTTGATATGCACAACTTTCAcactttttgtgaaatatcAACGAATAGAAGacgaaattttggaaaatccaattaaaattgCCCTCACACTCTCAATTATCGTCGTTATTTGCTCATTACAGCGCACTTTTGGGTCGTTACTCTTCGAAATTTACAGTGCAAAACAAATAACTTCGACGGGCATTAATAAGCCATTCACGCAATTCAAGTATCCACATGTCGAgaacaattttattgcaatttcgTTAACATTAACGCATTATTTGTCTTCATTAGTGAGGCCATTTGCGGTTTTAATGATTCagtattgttgttgttgtcgtcgtagAAAAGTAAAAACCGTTAATTGTAATAGTAGTAATGAGTTATGA